The DNA sequence GCACGACCGGCATGAATTCCCAGCAGTTGAATATCGATGTTATTGCCAATAACCTGGCCAACGTCAGTACTACCGGATTCAAGAAGTCCGTTAACAATTTCCAGGATCTGCTCTATGAAACCATAAAAGTTCCGGGCAGCCCGACATCGGCGGATACCGAATCACCCACCGGTATCATGGTGGGACTTGGAGTGCGGCCCTCTGCCGTTGCCAAGGTATTCAGCCAGGGAGAGCTGATCCAGACCGAAAATGAGCTCGATGTCGCCATCGAAGGCGACGGCTTTTTCCAGATAGAGCTTCCCAACGGCAACACTGCCTATACGCGTGACGGTTCCCTCAAGCGCGACAGTGACGGCAGGATCACCAACTCCAATGGCTATCCGGTGCTGCCCGCCTTGACCATACCGGAAGGCTCCAGACAGATCACCATAAGCGATACCGGTATTGTCAGCGTCGTTTTGGCAGGAGACAGAGAAGCCACCGAGGTCGGCACCCTGGAGCTTGCCGTCTTCACCAATAATGCCGGACTTTCCGCCGCAGGCAATAATCTCTATCTTGAAACCGGCGCTTCAGGGGCTCCCGCGGTCTCCAATCCGGGCGACGACGGTTTCGGTCTGCTCATCCATACATTTCTCGAGGGATCCAATGTCAATATAGTCCAGGAACTCGCCAATATGATCACTGCCCAAAGGGCTTACGAGATCAATTCCAAGACCATCCAGACTTCGGATGAAATGATGCAAGCCACAAACCAGTTGGTGTAATATGTTACTAAGATATTTTCTGATTTTACTTTTTCTCGCTATCGGCGTACCGGCCCATGCGCTGGAAATCTCTTTTCTCCCTAAAG is a window from the Desulfopila inferna genome containing:
- the flgG gene encoding flagellar basal-body rod protein FlgG, with the protein product MIRSLYTGTTGMNSQQLNIDVIANNLANVSTTGFKKSVNNFQDLLYETIKVPGSPTSADTESPTGIMVGLGVRPSAVAKVFSQGELIQTENELDVAIEGDGFFQIELPNGNTAYTRDGSLKRDSDGRITNSNGYPVLPALTIPEGSRQITISDTGIVSVVLAGDREATEVGTLELAVFTNNAGLSAAGNNLYLETGASGAPAVSNPGDDGFGLLIHTFLEGSNVNIVQELANMITAQRAYEINSKTIQTSDEMMQATNQLV